In Brevibacillus brevis, a genomic segment contains:
- a CDS encoding heavy metal translocating P-type ATPase, whose translation MAEDGKQGGCCSGGHHHCSSSHEHDPGESNAGMRLLPVVGAETAAAGALSLAHADVYRIAGMDCSSCAKSLEKHMRTLAAVQEVSVNFSTGKMQIVQEGLTDDAIVREVSKAGYSASPLSRGKRGQAKQSDKVGTVLAVISGVLLGLGALLSLGGLPEAIAIVCYALSIVVGGYRPARSAFYAIKSRSLDMNVLMSVAAIGAALIGEWQEGATVVWLFAVGNWLQTKSIEKTRDSIRDLMDLAPAEAWVKRETGLVRLPVEEVGVGDVIVVKPGEKVPLDGDVITGESSVNQAPITGESIPVDKQAGDAVFAGSVNESGSLEVRVTRLVEDTAIAKIIHLVEEAQEKKAPTQAFVDKFAAMYTPIVLVLALLVILLPPFFGWGVWGDWFYKGLELLVVACPCALVISTPVAIVSAIGNAARNGVLIKGGTSLEKAGAIDAIAFDKTGTLTVGKPRVSRIDAGKGDEDEVLAIARTIEEHSRHPIAQAIMDCAVGRQIASLEGRDYRVLPGKGAAATIHGQTHYAGKPALFAELGVSTQEWTEQIEALQRAGNTLVMIGTAQKILGLIAVSDTVRDKLVAAIGKLKAAGVDEIVMLTGDNRGTAETVAKQTGVSRYFADLLPQDKVTVIKQLQQDGKTVAMVGDGINDAPALATANLGIAMGGAGTDTAMETADIVLMADNLEKLPHTVSLSRQALAIIRQNIWFSIVVKLAALVLIFPGWLTLWLAVLSDTGAALIVILNSMRLLRTKE comes from the coding sequence ATGGCAGAGGACGGAAAACAGGGTGGCTGCTGCAGCGGCGGCCATCACCATTGCAGCAGTAGCCATGAGCATGATCCGGGAGAGTCGAATGCAGGGATGAGGCTGCTTCCCGTCGTCGGCGCCGAGACGGCGGCCGCGGGGGCGCTCAGCCTGGCCCATGCGGATGTGTACCGGATTGCAGGGATGGATTGCAGCTCATGTGCCAAGTCGCTGGAGAAGCACATGAGAACGCTTGCGGCTGTACAGGAAGTCAGCGTCAATTTTTCGACCGGAAAAATGCAGATCGTGCAAGAAGGGCTCACGGACGACGCGATCGTCAGAGAAGTCTCCAAAGCGGGATATTCGGCCAGTCCGCTGTCTCGGGGCAAGAGGGGGCAGGCGAAGCAATCGGACAAAGTTGGCACCGTCCTCGCCGTCATCTCGGGTGTGCTGCTCGGTCTCGGAGCTCTCCTCTCGCTTGGCGGGCTTCCCGAGGCAATCGCGATCGTGTGCTACGCCCTGTCCATCGTAGTCGGGGGCTACAGGCCGGCTCGCAGTGCCTTCTACGCCATCAAAAGCAGGTCGCTGGACATGAACGTGCTCATGTCCGTCGCTGCTATCGGTGCAGCATTGATCGGGGAGTGGCAGGAAGGGGCGACGGTCGTCTGGCTGTTTGCCGTCGGAAACTGGCTGCAAACGAAATCAATCGAGAAGACGCGGGATTCGATTCGCGATCTGATGGATTTGGCCCCGGCGGAAGCATGGGTCAAACGGGAGACCGGACTGGTCAGGCTGCCGGTAGAGGAAGTCGGGGTAGGCGATGTCATCGTCGTCAAGCCGGGAGAGAAGGTGCCTCTTGATGGCGATGTCATCACGGGAGAGTCCAGCGTCAATCAGGCGCCGATTACCGGCGAGTCCATACCGGTGGATAAGCAGGCAGGAGATGCTGTCTTTGCAGGGAGCGTCAACGAAAGCGGATCGCTGGAAGTGCGCGTGACCCGATTGGTCGAAGACACCGCCATCGCCAAGATCATCCATCTGGTCGAAGAGGCGCAGGAGAAAAAAGCGCCAACTCAGGCGTTTGTCGATAAATTCGCGGCGATGTACACGCCGATTGTCCTCGTCCTGGCCCTGCTGGTCATTTTGCTTCCCCCCTTTTTTGGCTGGGGAGTGTGGGGCGATTGGTTTTACAAAGGACTGGAGCTGCTCGTCGTAGCGTGCCCGTGTGCGCTGGTCATCTCGACACCGGTTGCCATCGTGTCCGCCATCGGGAACGCGGCGCGAAACGGCGTCCTGATCAAAGGCGGCACCTCGCTGGAGAAGGCAGGGGCGATTGACGCGATTGCATTTGACAAGACAGGCACGCTGACCGTTGGAAAACCGCGAGTCTCCCGGATCGATGCGGGCAAAGGCGACGAGGATGAAGTGCTGGCGATCGCCCGGACGATCGAGGAGCATTCCCGGCATCCCATTGCTCAGGCCATCATGGACTGCGCAGTCGGCAGGCAGATCGCTTCCCTGGAGGGACGAGATTATCGCGTCCTCCCGGGAAAAGGCGCAGCCGCGACGATCCACGGGCAGACGCATTACGCGGGGAAGCCTGCTTTATTCGCAGAGCTTGGCGTCTCCACGCAGGAGTGGACCGAGCAGATCGAGGCGCTGCAGCGAGCAGGCAATACGCTGGTGATGATCGGCACTGCACAGAAGATTCTCGGCCTGATTGCCGTTTCGGATACAGTAAGGGATAAATTGGTAGCCGCCATCGGCAAGCTGAAGGCTGCAGGGGTCGACGAGATCGTCATGCTGACCGGTGACAACCGCGGCACAGCTGAAACGGTCGCGAAACAGACAGGAGTCAGCCGGTATTTTGCCGATCTGCTTCCCCAGGACAAAGTGACGGTGATCAAACAGCTGCAGCAGGACGGGAAAACAGTCGCAATGGTCGGCGACGGGATCAATGATGCGCCGGCGCTTGCGACCGCCAATCTCGGCATCGCAATGGGAGGAGCCGGTACCGACACGGCCATGGAAACAGCGGACATCGTTCTCATGGCTGACAATCTGGAAAAGCTGCCGCACACGGTAAGCCTCAGCCGGCAGGCGCTTGCGATCATCCGGCAAAACATCTGGTTCTCGATCGTCGTCAAGCTGGCGGCTCTCGTGCTGATCTTCCCGGGCTGGCTGACCTTGTGGCTCGCGGTGCTCAGCGACACTGGCGCCGCGCTGATCGTCATTTTGAACAGCATGAGGCTGCTTCGGACAAAAGAATAA
- a CDS encoding thiamine pyrophosphate-dependent dehydrogenase E1 component subunit alpha, which produces MTKVDQQVKGIPLSREKAAWMYQKMLEIRKFEDKVHDLFGQGKIPGFVHLYAGEEAIAVGLCAHLDDSDTITSTHRGHGHCIAKGCDLNGMMAEIYGRATGLCKGKGGSMHIADLDKGMLGANGIVGGGYPLACGAALTAKYKQTGAVSVCFFGDGANNQGTFHEGINLAAIWKLPAVFVAENNGYGEATPFSYASSCKTIADRAIAYNIPGIRVDGKDVLAVYQAAQEAIERARRGEGPTLIECVTYRNYGHFEGDAQKYKKEEDKKAHLSEKDAIGKFRNDLLDEKLFTESELDAIEAAVDKAVEEAVVFSENSPYPEPSVLLTDVYVSY; this is translated from the coding sequence ATGACGAAAGTGGATCAGCAAGTCAAAGGGATTCCGTTGTCCCGCGAAAAGGCCGCTTGGATGTATCAAAAAATGCTCGAGATCCGGAAGTTCGAGGACAAAGTGCACGACCTGTTCGGCCAAGGGAAAATCCCCGGTTTCGTTCATCTATATGCGGGGGAGGAGGCCATCGCCGTCGGGCTTTGCGCTCACCTGGACGACAGCGACACCATTACCAGCACGCATCGCGGACATGGACACTGCATCGCCAAAGGGTGCGATCTGAATGGAATGATGGCGGAGATTTACGGCAGGGCCACCGGGCTTTGCAAAGGGAAGGGCGGCTCCATGCACATTGCGGATTTGGACAAAGGCATGCTTGGGGCAAACGGCATTGTCGGGGGAGGCTATCCGCTGGCGTGCGGAGCTGCGTTGACAGCCAAGTACAAGCAGACAGGCGCGGTGAGTGTATGCTTCTTCGGAGACGGAGCGAACAACCAGGGCACGTTCCACGAGGGAATCAACCTGGCTGCCATTTGGAAGCTGCCTGCGGTGTTTGTGGCGGAGAACAACGGATACGGGGAAGCCACGCCGTTTTCCTACGCCTCCAGCTGCAAAACCATCGCGGACCGTGCGATCGCCTACAACATTCCGGGCATCCGGGTGGACGGCAAAGATGTGCTGGCCGTTTACCAGGCTGCACAGGAAGCGATCGAGCGTGCCCGCCGGGGAGAAGGGCCGACGCTGATCGAGTGCGTCACGTACCGCAACTACGGCCACTTTGAGGGCGACGCCCAGAAATACAAAAAAGAAGAAGACAAGAAGGCGCATTTGTCGGAAAAAGACGCGATCGGCAAATTCCGGAACGATCTGCTCGACGAAAAGCTGTTTACGGAAAGCGAGCTGGATGCAATCGAAGCGGCGGTTGACAAGGCGGTCGAGGAAGCAGTCGTGTTTTCGGAAAACAGTCCGTATCCGGAGCCGTCCGTGCTGCTGACAGACGTGTACGTATCGTACTGA